The following are encoded in a window of Castanea sativa cultivar Marrone di Chiusa Pesio chromosome 5, ASM4071231v1 genomic DNA:
- the LOC142637485 gene encoding protein trichome birefringence-like 37, which produces MGFRFQALISWFLQVLLLLLSLEQARAGQFYNVTRLTRGRKQVSGCNLFQGKWVIDPSYPLYDSSCPYIDPEFNCQKYGRPDKQYLKYAWKPNSCDLPRFDGIQFLSKWRGKKIMFVGDSLSLNMWESLSCMIRASVPSAKNSFVRKESQSSVTFQDYGVSLLYYKTTYLVDIVREDVGRVLNLDSIQGGNSWTGMDMLIFNTWHWWTHTGDSQPWDYIREGTNLYKDMDRLTAFNKGLNTWASWVDQNVNPSKTKVFFQGISPTHYQGKEWNQPKKTCSGQVGPLTGSTYPAGAPPAVAVVNNVLSTIKKPVYLLDITALSQLRKDAHPSSYSGDHSGNDCSHWCLPGLPDTWNQLLYAALSK; this is translated from the exons ATGGGATTTCGTTTCCAGGCCTTAATCTCTTGGTTTCTTCAAGTTCTGCTCTTGTTGTTGTCTTTGGAGCAAGCAAGAGCTGGACAGTTCTACAATGTGACCAGGTTAACAAGAGGTAGGAAGCAAGTGAGTGGTTGCAACTTGTTCCAAGGCAAATGGGTTATTGATCCTTCATATCCTCTCTATGATTCAAGCTGTCCATACATAGACCCTGAGTTTAATTGCCAAAAGTATGGTAGACCTGATAAGCAGTACCTTAAGTATGCTTGGAAACCTAACTCCTGTGACTTACCCAG gTTTGATGGGATTCAATTTTTGAGTAAGTGGAGAGGTAAGAAGATAATGTTTGTGGGGGACTCACTGAGTCTGAACATGTGGGAATCGTTATCATGTATGATTCGTGCGTCGGTACCCAGTGCCAAAAACAGCTTTGTGAGGAAAGAGTCACAGTCCTCCGTGACCTTCCAG GACTATGGAGTTAGTTTGCTTTATTACAAAACAACATACCTTGTAGACATAGTGAGAGAAGACGTGGGGCGAGTGCTGAACCTAGACTCAATCCAAGGTGGAAATTCATGGACAGGAATGGACATGCTGATCTTCAACACGTGGCATTGGTGGACCCACACGGGAGACTCTCAGCC GTGGGATTATATCAGAGAGGGGACCAATTTGTATAAGGATATGGACCGACTAACAGCATTTAATAAGGGTCTCAACACATGGGCTAGTTGGGTTGATCAAAATGTTAATCCTTCCAAAACCAAGGTCTTCTTTCAAGGGATTTCTCCCACCCATTATCA GGGCAAGGAGTGGAATCAACCCAAAAAGACTTGTTCTGGACAAGTTGGACCCCTAACCGGGTCAACTTATCCGGCAGGTGCCCCTCCGGCTGTTGCAGTGGTGAACAATGTGTTAAGCACAATTAAGAAACCAGTTTATTTGCTTGACATAACAGCACTCTCACAGTTGAGAAAAGATGCTCATCCCTCATCTTATAGTGGTGACCATTCAGGCAATGACTGCAGCCACTGGTGCCTTCCTGGATTACCTGATACCTGGAATCAGCTCCTATACGCAGCTCTCAGCAAGTGA